A part of Capsicum annuum cultivar UCD-10X-F1 chromosome 6, UCD10Xv1.1, whole genome shotgun sequence genomic DNA contains:
- the LOC107874647 gene encoding zinc finger protein ZAT5: protein MEFSEDSIDRTLVFKGKRSKRPRQFMAVAMVTSTSSTACDGGAGGGASGSNGGSGDVGRGGHEIYSSSPTTSTTQISTSSTSEEDEDMANCLILLAQSGRCEKLQVETTERKMVKISSRKFAEMATTSTGSKAGFYVYECKTCNRTFPSFQALGGHRTSHKKIKTVTEDKKSTADSNSQLQQGHHHQQQLLHQHEEKSSRIITPSVNYSTGNSNSVANLINIKPKIHECSICGAEFSSGQALGGHMRRHRPPTITTTATNTKNITVDEISNTSDNSSHDENSKENKPKIFLSLDLNLPASPEDHDHQRDAANFEFSANQQNLMFSAAALVDCHY from the coding sequence atgGAATTCTCTGAGGACTCAATCGATCGGACTTTGGTGTTCAAAGGAAAGCGCAGTAAGCGGCCACGGCAGTTCATGGCGGTAGCGATGGTCACTTCCACGTCATCAACCGCCTGCGACGGTGGCGCTGGTGGTGGTGCAAGTGGCAGCAACGGAGGCAGTGGTGACGTCGGACGTGGAGGTCATGAGATTTACTCTTCATCACCAACTACTTCAACTACTCAGATATCAACTAGCAGTACATCAGAGGAAGATGAAGATATGGCTAATTGTTTAATACTATTAGCGCAAAGTGGCCGATGTGAGAAACTACAAGTTGAAACTACTGAACGTAAGATGGTGAAAATCAGTAGCCGAAAGTTTGCAGAAATGGCCACAACATCTACTGGATCAAAAGCTGGGTTCTATGTCTACGAGTGCAAAACTTGTAACAGAACTTTCCCGTCTTTTCAAGCACTTGGTGGGCATAGAACAAgtcacaaaaaaatcaaaaccgtAACTGAAGATAAAAAATCTACTGCTGATTCAAATTCTCAATTACAGCAAGggcatcatcatcaacaacaactactGCATCAACACGAAGAAAAGTCCAGTCGGATTATCACGCCATCAGTTAATTATTCCACAGGTAATTCGAATTCAGTTGCCAATTTGATCAACATCAAGCCAAAAATCCACGAGTGTTCAATTTGCGGGGCGGAATTCTCATCAGGTCAAGCTTTAGGTGGACACATGAGAAGACATAGACCACCAACAAttacaacaacagcaacaaacactaaaaatattactGTTGATGAAATCAGCAACACTTCAGATAATTCATCACATGATGAAAATTCAAAGGAGAATAAGCCAAAAATATTCTTATCGCTTGATCTGAATCTTCCAGCGTCACCGGAAGATCATGATCATCAACGAGATGCAGctaattttgaattttcagcTAACCAGCAAAATCTCATGTTTTCTGCTGCTGCTTTGGTGGATTGTCATTACTAG